Proteins encoded by one window of Tunturibacter psychrotolerans:
- a CDS encoding acyloxyacyl hydrolase: protein MKKTMLLLGALMLSAAAGYAQESRQDVSVSATAAFAPEITGNSVQKNTSTTMGLLASYRYLLTPRSGLEANYGYQQNTQYYQVFGKANGGIHTLQQEVSLAYVFNLNFKNFNPFLEAGPGVMFFSPFKDAGSTNLDAKRNTNIGALFGGGVAYELSPSFDIRAEYRAFLVKTPTFSLPGNIFNTNRYEVISTPSIGIAYHF, encoded by the coding sequence ATGAAGAAAACGATGTTGTTGTTGGGTGCGCTGATGTTGTCTGCGGCGGCCGGTTATGCGCAGGAGAGCCGGCAGGACGTAAGCGTAAGCGCCACTGCTGCGTTTGCGCCAGAGATAACGGGGAACAGCGTGCAGAAGAACACAAGCACGACTATGGGACTCCTTGCCAGCTATCGCTACCTACTGACGCCGCGAAGCGGGCTCGAAGCGAACTATGGATATCAGCAGAATACCCAGTATTATCAGGTTTTCGGGAAGGCGAACGGCGGCATCCATACTCTGCAGCAGGAGGTCAGCCTCGCCTACGTGTTCAATCTGAACTTCAAAAACTTCAACCCGTTTCTTGAAGCTGGTCCGGGCGTAATGTTTTTCTCGCCGTTCAAGGATGCCGGGTCAACCAACCTGGATGCAAAGCGGAATACCAACATCGGCGCTCTGTTTGGCGGCGGTGTGGCCTATGAGCTAAGCCCAAGCTTTGACATTCGTGCAGAGTATAGGGCCTTCCTGGTAAAGACACCCACGTTCAGCCTTCCTGGCAACATCTTCAATACCAATCGTTACGAGGTTATCTCGACTCCGTCGATCGGTATTGCGTATCACTTCTAA